The following are from one region of the Oncorhynchus nerka isolate Pitt River linkage group LG8, Oner_Uvic_2.0, whole genome shotgun sequence genome:
- the ccdc3a gene encoding coiled-coil domain-containing protein 3a has translation MTTFAPLLLALGFMASVAYGCQLPTEWRPLSESCRAELAEIIVYAKVLAIHREEYGGAEGIYNSLYGYEGAEEGLLYSAEVELMCDQAWGSMLEVPAGSRLNLTGLGYLSCQSHTVMENYSYIFFLRMDENYNIQPHGVNFQDAIFPDTVENRRTFSSLFQFSNCSHGQPLQTFSPEWDPQEDSRILCSSVQGALFEEEEKSRKQQERLGQLERRNRQLKERVRKVKRSLRNARKSQRQAEQERQGLEERLRSAERRAGHHLNTITQEATPSRYQETVLHRTPHTPL, from the exons ATGACGACCTTTGCCCCTTTGCTTCTCGCTCTTGGCTTCATGGCGAGCGTTGCGTACGGGTGCCAACTGCCCACCGAGTGGCGTCCACTGAGTGAGAGCTGCCGTGCGGAACTGGCAGAGATCATTGTGTATGCCAAGGTGCTGGCAATTCACCGGGAGGAGTATGGCGGGGCAGAGGGCATCTACAACTCTCTGTATGGTTATGAGGGCGCTGAGGAAGGGTTGCTCTACTCCGCAGAGGTAGAGCTCATGTGCGACCAGGCGTGGGGCAGCATGCTGGAGGTGCCGGCGGGCTCGCGCCTCAACCTGACAGGGCTGGGGTACCTGTCGTGCCAGTCTCACACCGTGATGGAGAACTACTCCTATATCTTCTTCCTCCG GATGGATGAGAACTACAACATCCAGCCCCACGGGGTCAACTTCCAGGACGCCATCTTcccagacaccgtagagaatcGCCGTACGTTCTCCAGCCTGTTCCAGTTCTCCAACTGCTCCCATGGCCAACCCCTCCAGACCTTCTCCCCAGAGTGGGACCCCCAAGAGGACAGCAGG ATCCTGTGCTCCTCGGTGCAGGGGGCTCTGttcgaggaggaggagaagagcaggAAGCAGCAGGAGCGCCTGGGCcagctggagaggaggaacaggcaGCTGAAGGAGCGCGTCCGGAAGGTGAAGCGCTCCCTCCGGAACGCCAGGAAGAGCCAGCGCCAAGCGGAGCAGGAGAGGCAAGGGCTGGAGGAGAGGCTGAGGTCAGCGGAGAGACGGGCTGGGCACCACCTCAATACTATCACACAGGAGGCTACGCCCAGCAGATACCAGGAGACTGTGTTACACCGCACGCCACACACACCGCTTTAG
- the optn gene encoding optineurin isoform X1 has translation MYCPLACLHTSSPCCRVMASSSPMVNGDVSRGPSSHPGHSPTTGTLEETLQQMNRLIQENRDLKEALKQTNVSMKERFEGLSVWREKQREEKEFLEGRLDEARSRMEALSSHNQELSMKVEELEGGGEGKGQAETANQNSELEALRAQLVRLQAEKNDLVAMNSELQLKTGQGSEDDSFIEIRFAKEDTGKELYHNERDPRYDMSVSRQESEELTVSQLLQSLRKETQRVERLQVELQATRSRITELEEKETNTESSTQTSLLPEVVSPALANTACGTEPEPAEAPQQNSGKEKAVSEVENLKAQMMTLFNELQQAQSKLGEAEGMKKNLQDRCRDVEQEVVTLTAQLVEKQEVQSENDRLKLQVDSMKAQSQLEQRKAGEERTNLTQLKDAYTKLFEDYNELKQANKNQEPLVTKEVGDLQTRLDAAEKALAAKQQQIDVMKQEMYQKEKELETISVFQAQAEVYSSDFYAERAAREKIHEEKERLSAQLDFVKKQNTQLQDEMDSLGRQSLSDMQRRHMPRGGNPHGGAAPHNMEGARGGDARDWQQQGNIPEHVCPKCNEILPDLDSLQIHIMDCII, from the exons ATGTATTGTCCACTTGCATGTCTCCACACCTCCTCACCTTGCTGTAGAGTGATGGCGTCCAGCTCCCCCATGGTGAACGGGGACGTCTCCCGGGGTCCGAGCTCCCACCCCGGCCACAGCCCCACCACAGGCACCCTGGAGGAAACGCTGCAGCAGATGAACCGCCTCATCCAGGAGAACCGAGACCTGAAGG AGGCGCTGAAGCAAACCAACGTGTCGATGAAGGAGCGCTTCGAGGGTTTGTCTGTGTggagggagaagcagagggaggagaaggagttcCTGGAGGGGAGGCTGGATGAGGCACGCAGCCGTATGGAGGCCCTCTCCTCACACAACCAGGAGCTCAGCATGAAGGTGGAagagctggagggaggaggagaggggaagggacag GCCGagacagccaatcagaattcagaaCTGGAGGCGCTGCGTGCCCAACTGGTGCGTCTGCAGGCTGAGAAGAATGACCTGGTGGCAATGAACTCTGAACTCCAGCTCAagacaggtcaggggtcagaggatGACTCCTTCATAGAGATCAGATTTGCT aaagaGGATACTGGAAAGGAGCTGTATCATAATGAAAGGGACCCCAGATATGACATGAGTGTATCCAGGCAGGAGTCTGAGGAGCTGACTGTCAGCCAGCTGCTCCAGTCCCTGAGGAAGGAGACCCAGAGGGTGGAGAGGCTACAAGTCGAGCTCCAGGCTACCAGATCCAG AATCACAGAGCTGGAGGAGAAAGAAACTAACACGGAGAGCTCCACACAGACCTCACTACTGCCAGAGGTGGTTTCCCCAGCATTAGCCAACACAGCATGTGGTACTGAGCCAGAACCAGCGGAGGCGCCCCAACAGAACTCTGGGAAGGAGAAG GCTGTGTCAGAGGTGGAGAATCTGAAGGCTCAGATGATGACCCTGTTTAATGAGCTACAGCAGGCTCAGAGCAAACTGGGCGAGGCTGAGGGCATGAAGAAGAACCTGCAGGACAG ATGTAGGGATGTGGAGCAGGAGGTTGTGACTCTGACAGCCCAGCTGGTAGAGAagcaggaggtacagagtgagaATGACAGACTGAAGCTGCAGGTGGACAGCATGAAGGCCCAGAGCCAGCTAGAGCAGAGgaaggctggagaggagag gacTAACCTGACCCAGCTGAAGGATGCCTACACCAAGCTATTCGAGGACTACAACGAGTTGAAGCAAGCGAACAAGAACCAAGAG CCACTGGTCACTAAGGAGGTGGGAGACCTGCAGACCAGACTGGACGCAGCAGAGAAGGCCCTGGCTGCTAAGCAACAGCAGATAGATGTCATGAAGCAGGAGATGTATCAGAAGGAGAAGGAGCTGGAAACGATCTCTGTGTTTCAGGCTCAG GCGGAGGTGTACTCGTCTGACTTTTACGCGGAGCGAGCAGCTCGGGAGAAGATTCACGAGGAGAAAGAACGTCTGTCTGCTCAGCTGGACTTTGTCAAGAAACAGAACACTCAGCTACAGGATGAGATGGACTCACTGGGCAG GCAATCTCTGAGCGATATGCAGAGAAGACACATGCCCCGTGGGGGCAATCCACATGGAGGTGCTGCTCCACACAACATGGAAGGAGCCAGAG GTGGTGATGCCAGGGACTGGCAGCAGCAGGGGAATATACCGGAGCACGTCTGCCCCAAGTGTAACGAGATCCTACCAGACCTGGATAGCCTGCAGATTCACATCATGGACTGCATCATCTGA
- the optn gene encoding optineurin isoform X4, with translation MASSSPMVNGDVSRGPSSHPGHSPTTGTLEETLQQMNRLIQENRDLKEALKQTNVSMKERFEGLSVWREKQREEKEFLEGRLDEARSRMEALSSHNQELSMKVEELEGGGEGKGQAETANQNSELEALRAQLVRLQAEKNDLVAMNSELQLKTGQGSEDDSFIEIRFAKEDTGKELYHNERDPRYDMSVSRQESEELTVSQLLQSLRKETQRVERLQVELQATRSRITELEEKETNTESSTQTSLLPEVVSPALANTACGTEPEPAEAPQQNSGKEKAVSEVENLKAQMMTLFNELQQAQSKLGEAEGMKKNLQDRCRDVEQEVVTLTAQLVEKQEVQSENDRLKLQVDSMKAQSQLEQRKAGEERTNLTQLKDAYTKLFEDYNELKQANKNQEPLVTKEVGDLQTRLDAAEKALAAKQQQIDVMKQEMYQKEKELETISVFQAQAEVYSSDFYAERAAREKIHEEKERLSAQLDFVKKQNTQLQDEMDSLGRQSLSDMQRRHMPRGGNPHGGAAPHNMEGARGTGQYLALARW, from the exons ATGGCGTCCAGCTCCCCCATGGTGAACGGGGACGTCTCCCGGGGTCCGAGCTCCCACCCCGGCCACAGCCCCACCACAGGCACCCTGGAGGAAACGCTGCAGCAGATGAACCGCCTCATCCAGGAGAACCGAGACCTGAAGG AGGCGCTGAAGCAAACCAACGTGTCGATGAAGGAGCGCTTCGAGGGTTTGTCTGTGTggagggagaagcagagggaggagaaggagttcCTGGAGGGGAGGCTGGATGAGGCACGCAGCCGTATGGAGGCCCTCTCCTCACACAACCAGGAGCTCAGCATGAAGGTGGAagagctggagggaggaggagaggggaagggacag GCCGagacagccaatcagaattcagaaCTGGAGGCGCTGCGTGCCCAACTGGTGCGTCTGCAGGCTGAGAAGAATGACCTGGTGGCAATGAACTCTGAACTCCAGCTCAagacaggtcaggggtcagaggatGACTCCTTCATAGAGATCAGATTTGCT aaagaGGATACTGGAAAGGAGCTGTATCATAATGAAAGGGACCCCAGATATGACATGAGTGTATCCAGGCAGGAGTCTGAGGAGCTGACTGTCAGCCAGCTGCTCCAGTCCCTGAGGAAGGAGACCCAGAGGGTGGAGAGGCTACAAGTCGAGCTCCAGGCTACCAGATCCAG AATCACAGAGCTGGAGGAGAAAGAAACTAACACGGAGAGCTCCACACAGACCTCACTACTGCCAGAGGTGGTTTCCCCAGCATTAGCCAACACAGCATGTGGTACTGAGCCAGAACCAGCGGAGGCGCCCCAACAGAACTCTGGGAAGGAGAAG GCTGTGTCAGAGGTGGAGAATCTGAAGGCTCAGATGATGACCCTGTTTAATGAGCTACAGCAGGCTCAGAGCAAACTGGGCGAGGCTGAGGGCATGAAGAAGAACCTGCAGGACAG ATGTAGGGATGTGGAGCAGGAGGTTGTGACTCTGACAGCCCAGCTGGTAGAGAagcaggaggtacagagtgagaATGACAGACTGAAGCTGCAGGTGGACAGCATGAAGGCCCAGAGCCAGCTAGAGCAGAGgaaggctggagaggagag gacTAACCTGACCCAGCTGAAGGATGCCTACACCAAGCTATTCGAGGACTACAACGAGTTGAAGCAAGCGAACAAGAACCAAGAG CCACTGGTCACTAAGGAGGTGGGAGACCTGCAGACCAGACTGGACGCAGCAGAGAAGGCCCTGGCTGCTAAGCAACAGCAGATAGATGTCATGAAGCAGGAGATGTATCAGAAGGAGAAGGAGCTGGAAACGATCTCTGTGTTTCAGGCTCAG GCGGAGGTGTACTCGTCTGACTTTTACGCGGAGCGAGCAGCTCGGGAGAAGATTCACGAGGAGAAAGAACGTCTGTCTGCTCAGCTGGACTTTGTCAAGAAACAGAACACTCAGCTACAGGATGAGATGGACTCACTGGGCAG GCAATCTCTGAGCGATATGCAGAGAAGACACATGCCCCGTGGGGGCAATCCACATGGAGGTGCTGCTCCACACAACATGGAAGGAGCCAGAGGTACCGGACAGTACCTGGCTTTAGCAAG GTGGTGA
- the optn gene encoding optineurin isoform X3 yields the protein MASSSPMVNGDVSRGPSSHPGHSPTTGTLEETLQQMNRLIQENRDLKEALKQTNVSMKERFEGLSVWREKQREEKEFLEGRLDEARSRMEALSSHNQELSMKVEELEGGGEGKGQAETANQNSELEALRAQLVRLQAEKNDLVAMNSELQLKTGQGSEDDSFIEIRFAESEELTVSQLLQSLRKETQRVERLQVELQATRSRITELEEKETNTESSTQTSLLPEVVSPALANTACGTEPEPAEAPQQNSGKEKAVSEVENLKAQMMTLFNELQQAQSKLGEAEGMKKNLQDRCRDVEQEVVTLTAQLVEKQEVQSENDRLKLQVDSMKAQSQLEQRKAGEERTNLTQLKDAYTKLFEDYNELKQANKNQEPLVTKEVGDLQTRLDAAEKALAAKQQQIDVMKQEMYQKEKELETISVFQAQAEVYSSDFYAERAAREKIHEEKERLSAQLDFVKKQNTQLQDEMDSLGRQSLSDMQRRHMPRGGNPHGGAAPHNMEGARGGDARDWQQQGNIPEHVCPKCNEILPDLDSLQIHIMDCII from the exons ATGGCGTCCAGCTCCCCCATGGTGAACGGGGACGTCTCCCGGGGTCCGAGCTCCCACCCCGGCCACAGCCCCACCACAGGCACCCTGGAGGAAACGCTGCAGCAGATGAACCGCCTCATCCAGGAGAACCGAGACCTGAAGG AGGCGCTGAAGCAAACCAACGTGTCGATGAAGGAGCGCTTCGAGGGTTTGTCTGTGTggagggagaagcagagggaggagaaggagttcCTGGAGGGGAGGCTGGATGAGGCACGCAGCCGTATGGAGGCCCTCTCCTCACACAACCAGGAGCTCAGCATGAAGGTGGAagagctggagggaggaggagaggggaagggacag GCCGagacagccaatcagaattcagaaCTGGAGGCGCTGCGTGCCCAACTGGTGCGTCTGCAGGCTGAGAAGAATGACCTGGTGGCAATGAACTCTGAACTCCAGCTCAagacaggtcaggggtcagaggatGACTCCTTCATAGAGATCAGATTTGCT GAGTCTGAGGAGCTGACTGTCAGCCAGCTGCTCCAGTCCCTGAGGAAGGAGACCCAGAGGGTGGAGAGGCTACAAGTCGAGCTCCAGGCTACCAGATCCAG AATCACAGAGCTGGAGGAGAAAGAAACTAACACGGAGAGCTCCACACAGACCTCACTACTGCCAGAGGTGGTTTCCCCAGCATTAGCCAACACAGCATGTGGTACTGAGCCAGAACCAGCGGAGGCGCCCCAACAGAACTCTGGGAAGGAGAAG GCTGTGTCAGAGGTGGAGAATCTGAAGGCTCAGATGATGACCCTGTTTAATGAGCTACAGCAGGCTCAGAGCAAACTGGGCGAGGCTGAGGGCATGAAGAAGAACCTGCAGGACAG ATGTAGGGATGTGGAGCAGGAGGTTGTGACTCTGACAGCCCAGCTGGTAGAGAagcaggaggtacagagtgagaATGACAGACTGAAGCTGCAGGTGGACAGCATGAAGGCCCAGAGCCAGCTAGAGCAGAGgaaggctggagaggagag gacTAACCTGACCCAGCTGAAGGATGCCTACACCAAGCTATTCGAGGACTACAACGAGTTGAAGCAAGCGAACAAGAACCAAGAG CCACTGGTCACTAAGGAGGTGGGAGACCTGCAGACCAGACTGGACGCAGCAGAGAAGGCCCTGGCTGCTAAGCAACAGCAGATAGATGTCATGAAGCAGGAGATGTATCAGAAGGAGAAGGAGCTGGAAACGATCTCTGTGTTTCAGGCTCAG GCGGAGGTGTACTCGTCTGACTTTTACGCGGAGCGAGCAGCTCGGGAGAAGATTCACGAGGAGAAAGAACGTCTGTCTGCTCAGCTGGACTTTGTCAAGAAACAGAACACTCAGCTACAGGATGAGATGGACTCACTGGGCAG GCAATCTCTGAGCGATATGCAGAGAAGACACATGCCCCGTGGGGGCAATCCACATGGAGGTGCTGCTCCACACAACATGGAAGGAGCCAGAG GTGGTGATGCCAGGGACTGGCAGCAGCAGGGGAATATACCGGAGCACGTCTGCCCCAAGTGTAACGAGATCCTACCAGACCTGGATAGCCTGCAGATTCACATCATGGACTGCATCATCTGA
- the optn gene encoding optineurin isoform X2 yields the protein MASSSPMVNGDVSRGPSSHPGHSPTTGTLEETLQQMNRLIQENRDLKEALKQTNVSMKERFEGLSVWREKQREEKEFLEGRLDEARSRMEALSSHNQELSMKVEELEGGGEGKGQAETANQNSELEALRAQLVRLQAEKNDLVAMNSELQLKTGQGSEDDSFIEIRFAKEDTGKELYHNERDPRYDMSVSRQESEELTVSQLLQSLRKETQRVERLQVELQATRSRITELEEKETNTESSTQTSLLPEVVSPALANTACGTEPEPAEAPQQNSGKEKAVSEVENLKAQMMTLFNELQQAQSKLGEAEGMKKNLQDRCRDVEQEVVTLTAQLVEKQEVQSENDRLKLQVDSMKAQSQLEQRKAGEERTNLTQLKDAYTKLFEDYNELKQANKNQEPLVTKEVGDLQTRLDAAEKALAAKQQQIDVMKQEMYQKEKELETISVFQAQAEVYSSDFYAERAAREKIHEEKERLSAQLDFVKKQNTQLQDEMDSLGRQSLSDMQRRHMPRGGNPHGGAAPHNMEGARGGDARDWQQQGNIPEHVCPKCNEILPDLDSLQIHIMDCII from the exons ATGGCGTCCAGCTCCCCCATGGTGAACGGGGACGTCTCCCGGGGTCCGAGCTCCCACCCCGGCCACAGCCCCACCACAGGCACCCTGGAGGAAACGCTGCAGCAGATGAACCGCCTCATCCAGGAGAACCGAGACCTGAAGG AGGCGCTGAAGCAAACCAACGTGTCGATGAAGGAGCGCTTCGAGGGTTTGTCTGTGTggagggagaagcagagggaggagaaggagttcCTGGAGGGGAGGCTGGATGAGGCACGCAGCCGTATGGAGGCCCTCTCCTCACACAACCAGGAGCTCAGCATGAAGGTGGAagagctggagggaggaggagaggggaagggacag GCCGagacagccaatcagaattcagaaCTGGAGGCGCTGCGTGCCCAACTGGTGCGTCTGCAGGCTGAGAAGAATGACCTGGTGGCAATGAACTCTGAACTCCAGCTCAagacaggtcaggggtcagaggatGACTCCTTCATAGAGATCAGATTTGCT aaagaGGATACTGGAAAGGAGCTGTATCATAATGAAAGGGACCCCAGATATGACATGAGTGTATCCAGGCAGGAGTCTGAGGAGCTGACTGTCAGCCAGCTGCTCCAGTCCCTGAGGAAGGAGACCCAGAGGGTGGAGAGGCTACAAGTCGAGCTCCAGGCTACCAGATCCAG AATCACAGAGCTGGAGGAGAAAGAAACTAACACGGAGAGCTCCACACAGACCTCACTACTGCCAGAGGTGGTTTCCCCAGCATTAGCCAACACAGCATGTGGTACTGAGCCAGAACCAGCGGAGGCGCCCCAACAGAACTCTGGGAAGGAGAAG GCTGTGTCAGAGGTGGAGAATCTGAAGGCTCAGATGATGACCCTGTTTAATGAGCTACAGCAGGCTCAGAGCAAACTGGGCGAGGCTGAGGGCATGAAGAAGAACCTGCAGGACAG ATGTAGGGATGTGGAGCAGGAGGTTGTGACTCTGACAGCCCAGCTGGTAGAGAagcaggaggtacagagtgagaATGACAGACTGAAGCTGCAGGTGGACAGCATGAAGGCCCAGAGCCAGCTAGAGCAGAGgaaggctggagaggagag gacTAACCTGACCCAGCTGAAGGATGCCTACACCAAGCTATTCGAGGACTACAACGAGTTGAAGCAAGCGAACAAGAACCAAGAG CCACTGGTCACTAAGGAGGTGGGAGACCTGCAGACCAGACTGGACGCAGCAGAGAAGGCCCTGGCTGCTAAGCAACAGCAGATAGATGTCATGAAGCAGGAGATGTATCAGAAGGAGAAGGAGCTGGAAACGATCTCTGTGTTTCAGGCTCAG GCGGAGGTGTACTCGTCTGACTTTTACGCGGAGCGAGCAGCTCGGGAGAAGATTCACGAGGAGAAAGAACGTCTGTCTGCTCAGCTGGACTTTGTCAAGAAACAGAACACTCAGCTACAGGATGAGATGGACTCACTGGGCAG GCAATCTCTGAGCGATATGCAGAGAAGACACATGCCCCGTGGGGGCAATCCACATGGAGGTGCTGCTCCACACAACATGGAAGGAGCCAGAG GTGGTGATGCCAGGGACTGGCAGCAGCAGGGGAATATACCGGAGCACGTCTGCCCCAAGTGTAACGAGATCCTACCAGACCTGGATAGCCTGCAGATTCACATCATGGACTGCATCATCTGA
- the mcm10 gene encoding protein MCM10 homolog, whose amino-acid sequence MDGDDDLDLLTELLAENEAGEEQQASQEAEDNLDDLFDNDDDDEEYREGLEGEGGEREEEDGAVALFGDVDGIEEEEEVETQPSGGKAPDNLNKSQEDLQEELRRMQEQMQRLQQQLEASQKSSTATSTPNSIPGTKAPSKANTPSQGPPKQSSSKPVRPTQKTKPQAVGKPSSAPDRGDGTKLQESSDFTAQLNNADLFKRKGQRTAHQVQPSTTAAATDTRGPLVEIKTHSSFQPIASSSRTNSSSLPSQSNAAAALSAVRQANPLPSLPKDVAIEKYSGLRLRRPRVSSTEMDRKMADRKLIRLSQLPERLAREKLDECDWVTFAVLVNKATPQSNSSGKTFSIWKLSDLHDLEVYVSLFLFGEVHKEHWKTEPGTVMGILNPNPMKAKDGYDGVSLSVDHHQKVLLMGEAQDYGTCKAAKKNGDPCSQIVNLYECQYCQYHVKAQYKKMSAQRAELQSSFSGKATGKAKGKGNSLKERLCQTGFHYGGMSSPACAAALSASGPKKPTQTTLGNLFVKGSDQLASQAKRLAMKSNEVSGCSDDFKDLLSMPTPGALQLKRHLTKPPGSKGSAGAGVQSISASDLLKQQKQQQKQLLENRRRRAEEIQQRVLQNTGRAGVPGASPPSRGTLLSPKSASEVPKVTQSPTAPHTPTLGRGFNEGDDILFFDHTPPPPPTPHSLSAAKLAALKKLRVKGAGLAKEDPNAVKRKRSNSTDITTRVQKNLSSPDGEQPGAKEEEPAQKKRREEMDYVQSEEFKKILNAKSRHGAELQAAEYQQQESYFDPLVKKEAMEDKMRNIREQKCRAVSCKKCKYTYFKPADRCVEEKHELQWHDATKRFFKCPCGQRAIALDRLPHKHCSNCGLFKWERDGMLKEKSGPKIAGELLQPRGDEQPKFLNSMQ is encoded by the exons ATGGATG gtgatgATGACCTGGACCTTCTAACAGAGCTGCTGGCTGAGAACGAGGCTGGAGAGGAGCAGCAGGCTAGCCAGGAAGCAGAGGATAACCTAGATGACCTGTTTGacaacgatgatgatgatgaagagtacagggagggactggagggggagggtggggagagggaggaagaagatgGAGCCGTTGCTCTCTTTGGAGATGTGGATGGcattgaagaggaggaagaagtcgAAACACAGCCGTCTGGAGGGAAGGCTCCTGATAACCTCAATAAATCCCAAGAAGATTTACAAG AGGAGCTGAGGCGTATGCAGGAGCAGATGCAGAGGCTGCAGCAGCAGCTAGAGGCCTCCCAGAAGAGCTCTACAGCCACCTCTACCCCAAACAGCATCCCAGGAACAAAGGCACCTTCCAAAGCTAACACTCCCTCACAGGGTCCCCCCAAACAGAGCTCCTCCAAGCCAGTTCGTCCCACACAGAAGACCAAGCCCCAAGCAG TGGGAAAGCCCTCGTCTGCCCCAGACCGAGGAGACGGCACCAAGCTACAGGAGTCCTCCGACTTCACCGCTCAGCTCAACAACGCTGACCTGTTCAAACGCAAAGGTCAAAGGACAGCTCACCAGGTCCAGCCCAGCACTACAGCAGCCGCTACAGACACCAGAGGTCCACTGGTGGAGATTAAGACTCACAGCTCCTTCCAGCCAATAGCAAGCAGCAGTAGGACCAACAGTTCATCGCTACCTTCCCAGTCCAATGCAGCTGCAGCCCTGTCCGCCGTACGACAGGCCaatccccttccatctctccctaaaGATGTCGCCATCGAGAAGTACTCTGGACTGCGGCTGAg GCGACCACGCGTGTCCTCCACGGAAATGGATCGTAAGATGGCCGACCGCAAGCTGATTCGGCTCTCCCAATTGCCTGAGCGCCTGGCCCGGGAGAAACTGGATGAGTGCGACTGGGTCACCTTCGCTGTGCTGGTCAACAAAGCTACACCACAGAGCAACAGCAGT GGTAAGACGTTCAGCATCTGGAAGCTGTCTGACCTCCATGACCTGGAAGTGTacgtgtctctcttcctgtttggGGAGGTGCATAAGGAACACTGGAAGACTGAGCCAGGCACCGTCATGGGCATCCTCAACCCCAACCCCATGAAGGCCAAAGACGGATATGacggg gtgTCTCTGTCAGTGGACCACCATCAGAAGGTGTTGTTGATGGGGGAGGCTCAGGACTATGGCACCTGTAAGGCAGCCAAGAAGAACGGAGACCCCTGCTCTCAGATTGTCAACCTG tatgAATGCCAGTACTGCCAGTACCACGTCAAGGCCCAGTATAAGAAGATGAGTGCCCAGCGGGCCGAGCTGCAGTCGTCTTTCTCAGGGAAGGCCACAGGGAAGGCCAAGGGGAAGGGCAACAGCCTGAAGGAACGACTGTGTCAGACTGGCTTCCACTACGGAGGCATGTCCTCACCAGCCTGCGCTGCcgcact GTCTGCATCTGGCCCTAAGAAGCCCACCCAGACCACTCTAGGGAACCTGTTTGTGAAGGGATCAGACCAGCTGGCCAGCCAGGCCAAGAGACTGG CCATGAAGTCTAACGAGGTGTCTGGCTGCTCAGACGACTTCAAGGACCTGTTATCCATGCCTACCCCGGGAGCCCTCCAACTGAAGAGACACCTCACCAAACCCCCAG gTTCCAAGGGCTCAGCTGGTGCAGGGGTCCAGTCCATCTCTGCCTCTGACCTCCTGAAGCAGCAGAAACAGCAGCAGAAGCAGCTCTTAGAGAACCGTAGACGCCGGGCAGAGGAGATCCAGCAGAGGGTCCTCCAGAACACAGGCAGGGCGGGGGTCCCCGGGGCCTCTCCCCCATCTAGAGGGACCCTCCTTTCCCCTAAGTCTGCCTCAGAGGTCCCCAAAGTAACCCAGAGCCCCACCGCCCCCCACACCCCAACACTGGGCAGGGGTTTTAACGAGGGAGATGATATCTTGTTTTTTGACCACACCCCTCCTCCGCCCCCGACGCCACACAGCCTATCAGCAGCCAAG ttGGCTGCTCTGAAGAAGCTGAGAGTGAAGGGTGCTGGGCTGGCCAAAGAAGACCCCAACGCTGTGAAAAGGAAGAGGAGCAACAGCACTGACATCACCACCAGGGTGCAGAAGAACCTGTCCTCGCCCGATG GTGAACAGCCTGGGGCCAAGGAGGAGGAGCCAGCCCAGAAGAAGAGGCGGGAAGAAATGGACTACGTCCAATCAGAGGAGTTCAAGAAGATCCTAAACGCCAAGTCCCGTCACGGGGCCGAGCTACAGGCG gCTGAGTACCAGCAGCAGGAGAGCTACTTTGACCCCCTGGTGAAGAAGGAGGCGATGGAGGACAAGATGAGGAATATCAGAGAGCAGAAGTGTCGAGCCGTCAGCTGTAAAAAG TGTAAGTACACATACTTCAAGCCTGCTGAtcgctgtgtggaggagaagcaTGAGCTGCAGTGGCACGACGCCACCAAACGCTTCTTCAAGTGCCCCTGTGGACAGAGAGCCATCGCACTGGACCGCCTGCCACACAAACACTGCAG TAACTGTGGCCTGTTCAAATGGGAAAGGGACGGCATGTTGAAG GAGAAGTCAGGGCCTAAGATCGCTGGGGAGCTCCTGCAGCCTCGAGGTGACGAGCAGCCCAAGTTCCTCAACAGCATGCAGTAG
- the LOC115133721 gene encoding unique cartilage matrix-associated protein — translation MSWTHLVFLSLLATLLILTLSPGVRSASVADGREGKAAEPKGSARRVFMPEADAANFFKKRSRRSAKHEAEVLAEQRVRLSADERRREYYDEQRNEFENYVEEERDEQDERTREKTEQWREFHYDGLYPRYPRGW, via the exons ATGTCCTGGACTCATCTGGTCTTTCTTTCTCTGCTCGccaccctcctcatcctcacaC TCTCCCCCGGGGTGCGGAGTGCATCGGTGGCAGATGGAAGAGAGGGAAAAGCTGCAGAGCCCAAAG GGTCAGCTCGGCGAGTCTTCATGCCCGAGGCGGATGCAGCAAATTTCTTCAAAAAGCGTAGTCGGCGCTCGGCCAAACATGAGGCGGAGGTCCTCG CTGAGCAGAGGGTAAGGCTGTCAgctgatgagaggaggagggagtactATGACGAACAGAGGAACGAGTTTGAGAACTATGTGGAAGAGGAGCGCGATG AGCAGGATGAGAGGACACGGGAGAAGACAGAGCAGTGGCGTGAGTTCCACTATGATGGACTCTACCCCCGTTATCCCCGCGGTTGGTGA